The proteins below are encoded in one region of Nakamurella flava:
- a CDS encoding dTMP kinase has product MGRLIAIEGIDGSGKQTLTRRVADRWSQAGARIVTLGFPRYGVDVHADLVRDALYGRLGDLADSVYGPAVLFALDRRAAADEIRGALAEADLVLLDRYVSSNAAYGAARQGAPDVPSDFPDWVRELEIDRFGVPVPTHQILLAPPVTVAADRARRRSVQADDRALDSFESDGGLQARVDRMYRRLADQSYLCPWTVLTGDEAELPEALTP; this is encoded by the coding sequence GTGGGCAGACTCATCGCGATCGAAGGCATCGACGGTTCGGGAAAGCAGACCCTGACGCGGCGGGTGGCCGACCGGTGGTCACAGGCCGGCGCCCGCATCGTCACCCTCGGGTTCCCGCGGTACGGCGTCGACGTGCACGCCGACCTCGTCCGGGACGCCCTGTACGGCCGCCTCGGTGACCTCGCCGACTCGGTCTACGGCCCCGCGGTGCTGTTCGCCCTCGACCGGCGCGCGGCCGCGGACGAGATCCGCGGCGCACTGGCGGAGGCCGACCTGGTGCTGCTGGACCGCTACGTCAGCTCCAACGCCGCCTACGGCGCCGCGCGGCAGGGGGCCCCCGACGTCCCGTCCGATTTCCCCGACTGGGTCCGCGAACTGGAGATCGACCGGTTCGGCGTGCCCGTCCCGACCCACCAGATCCTGCTGGCCCCGCCCGTCACCGTGGCCGCCGACCGTGCGCGGCGGCGTTCCGTCCAGGCCGACGACCGGGCGCTCGACTCCTTCGAGAGCGACGGGGGACTACAGGCCCGGGTCGACCGCATGTACCGGCGACTGGCCGACCAGTCCTACCTCTGTCCGTGGACCGTCCTGACCGGCGACGAAGCGGAGCTGCCCGAGGCGCTGACGCCCTGA
- a CDS encoding peptide MFS transporter: protein MSTHDDHQAGSTIPPAGTARVAAHLGVDDHSFLGQPRQLATLFTVEAFERFSFYGMQGLLLFYLYYATADGGLGLDKGQATSIVGAYGGLVYLSTILGAWLADRILGAERTLFCAAVLVMAGHISLAVLPDLLGVGVGLVLIAFGSGGVKANATSLVGTLYDEQDLRRDAGFSIYYFGINLGAFAGPLLTGLLWGWQGFHWGFGLAAVGMAVGLTVYARGRKNLPDDGDVVPNPLPPAGRRRMALIGAGVVVLVAALALSGVLAVDRLAAGVVTVVVVASIAYFVVIIRSKGVTPVERRRVIAFIPLFVVLAVFWSLYQQQFTVVAEYADKQLNRDVFGWEMPPSWVNSINPVFVMILSLVFAAVWTKLGDRAPSTPIKFAAAVAVMGVAFLLFIPMASSVPNSAPLWGLVGVLFVFTVAELLISPVSLSLATKLAPQRFTTQMVGLLFLASALGTAMAGVLARYYSDQVQVTYFSTLGGVAIAVGVGLALFARPISRLMGGVK, encoded by the coding sequence ATGAGCACGCATGACGACCATCAGGCCGGGTCGACCATCCCGCCGGCCGGCACTGCCCGGGTCGCCGCCCATCTCGGCGTCGACGACCACTCGTTCCTGGGGCAGCCCAGACAGCTCGCCACCCTGTTCACCGTCGAGGCGTTCGAACGTTTCTCCTTCTACGGGATGCAGGGCCTGCTGCTCTTCTACCTGTACTACGCCACCGCGGACGGGGGCCTCGGGCTCGACAAGGGGCAGGCCACCAGCATCGTGGGCGCCTACGGCGGGCTGGTCTACCTGTCCACGATCCTGGGGGCGTGGCTGGCCGACCGGATCCTGGGGGCCGAACGGACCCTCTTCTGCGCCGCGGTCCTCGTCATGGCCGGGCACATCTCGCTGGCCGTCCTGCCCGACCTCCTGGGCGTCGGCGTCGGTCTGGTGCTCATCGCCTTCGGCAGCGGCGGCGTGAAGGCCAACGCGACATCCCTGGTCGGCACCCTGTACGACGAGCAGGATCTAAGGCGGGATGCCGGCTTCTCGATCTACTACTTCGGCATCAACCTGGGCGCCTTCGCCGGTCCGTTGCTGACCGGTCTGCTCTGGGGCTGGCAGGGATTCCACTGGGGCTTCGGGCTGGCCGCGGTCGGCATGGCGGTGGGCCTGACCGTCTACGCACGGGGCCGCAAGAACCTCCCGGACGACGGCGACGTCGTGCCGAATCCGTTGCCGCCGGCCGGGCGCCGACGGATGGCGCTGATCGGCGCCGGCGTCGTGGTCCTGGTGGCCGCGCTCGCGCTGTCCGGCGTCCTCGCCGTCGATCGACTGGCCGCCGGCGTGGTCACCGTCGTGGTCGTGGCGTCGATCGCCTACTTCGTGGTGATCATCAGGTCGAAGGGGGTGACCCCGGTGGAGCGGCGTCGGGTCATCGCATTCATCCCGCTCTTCGTGGTGCTGGCGGTCTTCTGGTCGCTCTATCAGCAGCAGTTCACGGTGGTGGCCGAGTACGCCGACAAGCAGCTCAACCGCGACGTGTTCGGCTGGGAGATGCCGCCGAGCTGGGTGAACTCGATCAACCCGGTGTTCGTGATGATCCTGTCGCTGGTCTTCGCGGCCGTCTGGACCAAGCTCGGCGACCGGGCCCCGTCGACCCCGATCAAGTTCGCGGCGGCCGTCGCCGTGATGGGTGTGGCGTTCCTGCTCTTCATCCCGATGGCCAGCTCGGTCCCGAACAGCGCGCCGCTGTGGGGTCTGGTCGGGGTGCTCTTCGTCTTCACCGTCGCCGAGCTGCTGATCTCGCCGGTCAGTCTGTCCCTGGCGACGAAACTGGCACCCCAGCGGTTCACGACCCAGATGGTCGGTCTGCTGTTCCTGGCCAGTGCCCTGGGCACGGCGATGGCGGGGGTCCTGGCCCGCTACTACAGCGACCAGGTGCAGGTCACCTACTTCAGCACGCTCGGCGGCGTCGCCATCGCCGTCGGGGTCGGGCTCGCCCTGTTCGCCCGGCCGATCAGCCGGCTCATGGGCGGGGTGAAGTAG
- a CDS encoding FKBP-type peptidyl-prolyl cis-trans isomerase: MADTNQSKPVVEFPGGDAPSELQITDLVVGDGAEAVPGGKVEVHYVGVEFDSGEEFDSSWNRGESIEFPLRGLIKGWQDGIPGMKVGGRRQLVIPPHLAYGPAGSGHRLGGKTLVFVIDLLDAS; this comes from the coding sequence ATGGCAGATACCAATCAGTCCAAGCCCGTCGTCGAGTTCCCCGGCGGCGATGCCCCGAGCGAGCTGCAGATCACCGACCTGGTGGTCGGCGACGGCGCCGAGGCCGTGCCCGGCGGCAAGGTCGAGGTGCATTACGTCGGCGTCGAGTTCGACTCCGGCGAGGAGTTCGACTCCTCCTGGAACCGCGGGGAATCGATCGAGTTTCCGCTGCGCGGCCTGATCAAGGGCTGGCAGGACGGCATCCCGGGGATGAAGGTCGGCGGCCGTCGCCAGCTGGTCATCCCGCCGCACCTGGCCTACGGCCCGGCCGGCAGCGGTCACCGGCTCGGCGGGAAGACCCTCGTCTTCGTCATCGACCTGCTCGACGCGTCCTGA